In Microbulbifer celer, a single window of DNA contains:
- a CDS encoding methyl-accepting chemotaxis protein, with translation MLVAASLSGLLMLSKFKHSTDNMLNVYVALALNAQRATTLALEERRFEKDVFINIKSKDQVKVYFERWQEAGVQLEEVLNAGQALAYDEELLQHYEAARQALAEYQQGFGNVHQRIVAGQLRSTNAANADFAQYKESVYQIESTANAIKEKTSADMANVTLTLRQNYESAIFWIKVVALAAVVLAAALSVVISRSITRPLNAAVGIARDISQGDLRQKITISGRDEPAMLLSAMREMSSSLTQLVANLKMTSDSVSTGANEMSAGAEELSTRTEQQAAALQETAASMEEFSATAQQNAQATKNANELASTASERARTGGEEVKTSVSLMQEIAQRSNEMNSIIEAIDGIAFQTNILALNASVEAARAGEQGRGFAVVAAEVRSLASSAAESSGKIREMLLETQEMISRCATQANRSGETIDQTVSAIQNLAALMDEVSSATGEQISGISQVTTAVSQIDVATQQNASLVQESSATAQTMAAQAQQLLTLISRFKIIENEGSDGKPTAAQALPDVQHPQPAEESPILS, from the coding sequence TTGCTCGTCGCCGCCAGCCTGAGCGGTCTACTCATGCTATCCAAATTCAAACATTCGACAGACAACATGCTCAATGTGTATGTCGCGCTGGCGCTGAATGCCCAGCGGGCGACAACCCTCGCACTGGAAGAACGTCGATTTGAAAAAGATGTATTCATCAATATCAAATCGAAAGATCAGGTAAAAGTCTATTTCGAACGGTGGCAGGAAGCTGGAGTACAGCTTGAGGAAGTATTGAACGCAGGCCAGGCTCTCGCCTACGACGAAGAACTGTTGCAGCATTATGAAGCAGCTCGACAGGCATTGGCCGAGTACCAGCAAGGATTTGGCAATGTCCATCAACGTATAGTGGCCGGACAACTGAGATCCACCAACGCCGCCAATGCCGACTTTGCCCAATACAAAGAAAGCGTTTACCAGATCGAATCAACCGCGAACGCCATCAAAGAAAAAACCTCCGCGGATATGGCCAATGTCACCCTCACCCTCCGCCAAAATTACGAAAGTGCCATATTCTGGATCAAGGTAGTTGCACTTGCGGCCGTGGTGCTGGCGGCAGCACTTTCCGTCGTCATATCCAGAAGTATCACGCGTCCGTTGAATGCCGCCGTCGGCATTGCTCGCGATATCAGCCAGGGAGACCTGCGTCAGAAAATTACCATCAGTGGGCGCGACGAACCTGCCATGCTGTTGAGCGCCATGCGCGAGATGAGCAGCTCGCTGACCCAGCTGGTAGCCAACTTGAAAATGACAAGTGACTCGGTCAGCACTGGCGCAAACGAAATGTCCGCAGGTGCAGAAGAATTATCGACACGCACCGAGCAACAGGCCGCAGCACTGCAGGAAACTGCGGCCAGCATGGAAGAGTTTTCGGCCACTGCGCAGCAAAATGCCCAGGCCACAAAGAATGCCAACGAACTTGCCAGTACTGCCTCTGAACGCGCCCGGACTGGCGGGGAAGAGGTAAAAACCAGCGTATCCCTGATGCAGGAAATCGCTCAACGGTCCAACGAGATGAACAGCATTATTGAAGCCATCGACGGAATTGCCTTCCAGACCAATATTCTCGCGTTGAATGCATCCGTCGAGGCAGCCCGCGCCGGTGAGCAGGGAAGAGGTTTTGCCGTCGTCGCCGCCGAAGTACGCAGCCTGGCCAGCAGCGCCGCCGAATCCTCCGGCAAGATCCGCGAGATGCTGCTGGAGACTCAGGAAATGATCAGCCGTTGTGCCACCCAGGCCAACCGCAGCGGCGAGACCATTGATCAAACCGTTTCGGCAATTCAAAACCTGGCGGCGTTAATGGACGAGGTTTCATCCGCTACTGGAGAGCAGATAAGCGGTATCAGCCAGGTCACTACGGCCGTGTCCCAGATTGACGTAGCAACCCAGCAGAATGCTTCGCTAGTACAGGAATCCAGCGCAACCGCCCAAACTATGGCGGCACAGGCACAGCAGCTTCTGACACTGATCAGCCGCTTCAAGATCATTGAAAATGAAGGTTCCGACGGGAAGCCGACAGCAGCACAGGCGCTGCCGGACGTTCAGCATCCTCAGCCCGCCGAAGAATCCCCGATCTTGTCCTGA
- the yghU gene encoding glutathione-dependent disulfide-bond oxidoreductase — MSEYTPPKVWKWDAESGGQFANINRPVAGATHEKNLPVGKHPLQLYSLATPNGVKPTIMLEELLALGYEGAEYDAHLIRITEGDQFSSGFVEANPNSKIPAMVDHSTTPPIRVFESGSILLYLAEKFGAFLPHTPEQRTEALNWLFWQMGAAPFLGGGFGHFYAYAPEKYEYPINRYTMEVKRQMDVLDRQLANHPFIAGHEYTIADMAIWPWYGAVVNNEAYDAAEFLEAHTYKHLNRWVKEIGERPAVQRGRMVNRTWGEPAEQLHERHDASDFELRTQDKIGDSSAG; from the coding sequence ATGTCGGAATATACCCCACCCAAGGTGTGGAAATGGGATGCGGAAAGCGGCGGTCAGTTTGCCAATATCAATCGCCCCGTAGCCGGTGCCACCCACGAAAAAAACCTGCCGGTGGGCAAACACCCTCTGCAGCTGTACTCCCTGGCGACACCCAACGGCGTCAAGCCGACCATCATGCTGGAGGAGCTGTTGGCTCTGGGGTACGAGGGCGCGGAGTATGACGCCCACCTGATCCGGATCACCGAGGGTGATCAGTTCAGCAGTGGCTTCGTGGAAGCCAATCCCAATTCCAAAATCCCGGCTATGGTGGACCACAGCACCACACCGCCAATCCGCGTGTTCGAGTCCGGTTCCATTCTGCTGTACCTGGCGGAAAAGTTCGGCGCCTTCCTGCCGCATACCCCGGAGCAGCGCACCGAGGCATTGAACTGGCTGTTCTGGCAAATGGGCGCCGCGCCGTTTCTCGGCGGGGGTTTCGGGCACTTCTATGCCTACGCGCCGGAGAAATACGAATACCCCATCAATCGCTACACCATGGAAGTGAAGCGGCAGATGGATGTGCTGGACCGACAACTCGCCAATCATCCGTTTATTGCCGGGCACGAATACACCATTGCCGATATGGCTATCTGGCCCTGGTACGGTGCGGTGGTGAACAACGAGGCTTACGACGCGGCGGAGTTTCTCGAGGCTCATACCTACAAACATCTGAACCGTTGGGTGAAAGAAATCGGCGAACGACCGGCGGTTCAGCGTGGACGCATGGTCAACCGCACCTGGGGCGAGCCCGCGGAGCAACTGCACGAGCGCCACGATGCCAGCGACTTTGAACTGCGGACTCAGGACAAGATCGGGGATTCTTCGGCGGGCTGA
- a CDS encoding transglutaminase-like domain-containing protein, with protein MEQYLQQSTTIDWGHPQILAKAEALRCLSGARSGTARNCFEFVRDEILHSGDHQAGPVTCRASEVLQAGTGFCFGKSHLLAALLRANGLHAGLCYQRLLIGEESGRFCLHGLNAVFLPAYGWYRVDPRGNKTGIACEFVPPQERLAYTPSQTGEQDLPEIYADPLPQVIEALEAHDTVVDLESCLPDV; from the coding sequence ATGGAACAATATCTACAACAATCAACCACAATCGACTGGGGACATCCACAGATCCTCGCCAAGGCAGAAGCGCTGCGTTGTCTTTCCGGTGCGCGCTCTGGCACCGCGAGAAATTGCTTTGAGTTTGTGCGCGATGAAATTCTCCACAGCGGGGATCACCAGGCAGGCCCGGTAACCTGTCGGGCCTCCGAAGTATTGCAAGCCGGCACCGGTTTCTGTTTCGGGAAAAGCCACCTGCTGGCGGCGTTATTGCGCGCGAACGGTCTACACGCGGGGCTCTGTTATCAGCGGTTATTGATCGGGGAGGAGAGTGGTCGTTTCTGCCTGCACGGATTGAATGCGGTATTTCTGCCGGCCTACGGCTGGTATCGCGTGGACCCCCGCGGCAACAAAACTGGTATTGCCTGTGAGTTTGTTCCGCCGCAGGAGCGCCTGGCCTACACGCCCTCACAGACGGGTGAACAGGATCTGCCGGAAATCTATGCCGATCCACTGCCGCAGGTTATTGAAGCTCTGGAGGCTCACGATACGGTAGTGGACCTGGAATCCTGCCTTCCCGACGTGTGA
- a CDS encoding GNAT family N-acetyltransferase: MIEIAVDDLSGEDIAQFLQDHIDDMRAMSPPESKHALDLEGLRQPDITFWSIYSAGTLVGCGALKELTAGHGEIKSMRTGAAARGRGVGSAMLQHILSEARARGYARLSLETGSMAFFQPAHRLYARHGFEFCEPFADYKEDPNSLFMTLVL, encoded by the coding sequence TTGATTGAGATCGCAGTGGATGATCTGTCGGGAGAGGACATTGCGCAATTTCTGCAGGACCATATTGATGATATGCGTGCCATGTCGCCACCGGAGAGCAAGCACGCGCTGGATCTGGAAGGGCTGCGTCAGCCGGATATCACTTTCTGGAGTATTTACAGCGCAGGAACTCTGGTGGGCTGCGGCGCGCTCAAGGAGCTGACGGCAGGGCACGGCGAGATCAAGTCTATGCGCACCGGCGCCGCCGCGCGTGGTCGCGGCGTGGGCAGCGCGATGTTGCAGCATATCCTGAGTGAGGCACGTGCCCGCGGATACGCGCGGCTGAGCCTGGAGACCGGCTCCATGGCCTTTTTCCAGCCGGCGCACCGTCTGTACGCCCGGCACGGGTTCGAGTTCTGCGAGCCATTTGCCGACTATAAAGAAGACCCCAACAGCCTGTTCATGACCCTTGTCCTTTAA
- a CDS encoding GNAT family N-acetyltransferase has protein sequence MYTIRTMSRADLDIAVEWAANEGWNPGRGDAESFYVTDPKGFMVGCLGDKPIACISAVKYPPDFGFLGFYIVAPEYRGRGYGLQLWQAAMARVQGGNIGLDGVVEQQANYRKSGFHLAWRNVRYRGAGPQSRVDSGSISGKLVTLSPLAGHTLTEIADYDRQLFPARREAFLKSWVAQPGAVALGAVTGGKLCGYAVMRPCREGYKVGPLFAESSSIAEKLLGGLTARLAPEMPFFLDIPEPNPAAKQLVAAHGMQKVFETARMYTGPVPDIPHHKVFGVTTFELG, from the coding sequence ATGTACACTATTCGCACAATGTCACGGGCCGATCTTGATATTGCCGTAGAATGGGCCGCCAATGAGGGGTGGAATCCGGGACGGGGGGATGCGGAGTCTTTCTACGTCACGGATCCCAAGGGGTTTATGGTTGGCTGCCTTGGTGACAAGCCGATCGCCTGTATCTCGGCGGTGAAGTACCCGCCAGATTTCGGCTTTCTCGGGTTCTATATCGTGGCCCCCGAATACCGTGGGCGCGGCTATGGCCTGCAGTTGTGGCAGGCGGCGATGGCGCGGGTGCAGGGCGGCAATATCGGCCTGGATGGTGTGGTGGAGCAACAGGCCAACTACCGCAAGTCCGGCTTCCATCTCGCCTGGCGCAATGTGCGCTATCGCGGCGCTGGCCCGCAAAGCCGTGTAGATAGCGGCAGCATCTCCGGCAAGCTGGTGACGTTATCGCCTCTGGCTGGCCATACATTGACCGAAATTGCCGATTACGATCGCCAGCTGTTTCCCGCTCGGCGCGAAGCGTTCCTCAAGTCCTGGGTGGCGCAGCCCGGAGCCGTTGCCCTGGGCGCTGTGACGGGGGGTAAGCTGTGCGGATACGCGGTGATGCGTCCTTGCCGGGAGGGGTACAAGGTTGGTCCGCTGTTTGCAGAATCTTCCTCTATCGCGGAAAAACTGCTGGGCGGGCTTACCGCGCGTTTGGCCCCTGAGATGCCCTTCTTCCTTGATATTCCCGAGCCCAACCCCGCCGCCAAGCAGCTGGTGGCAGCCCATGGCATGCAGAAGGTGTTTGAAACCGCGCGTATGTATACCGGGCCGGTGCCCGATATCCCTCACCATAAAGTTTTTGGCGTCACCACCTTCGAATTGGGGTAA
- the cas2e gene encoding type I-E CRISPR-associated endoribonuclease Cas2e translates to MSMVTVVTENVPARLRGRLAVWLLEVRAGVYVGDISKRVREMIWFQITELAEDGNAVMAWATNTESGFDFQTHGSNRRVPVDYEGLRLVSFVPVKPEPG, encoded by the coding sequence ATGAGCATGGTCACAGTGGTTACGGAAAATGTTCCTGCTCGGTTGAGGGGCCGGCTGGCCGTATGGCTGTTGGAGGTGCGTGCCGGTGTTTACGTAGGCGACATTTCCAAGCGCGTTCGAGAAATGATTTGGTTTCAGATTACAGAGTTGGCTGAAGACGGCAACGCAGTTATGGCTTGGGCCACGAATACAGAGTCAGGGTTTGATTTTCAGACACACGGCTCAAACAGGCGTGTTCCAGTTGATTATGAAGGGTTGCGGTTGGTGTCCTTTGTCCCAGTGAAGCCTGAACCCGGCTGA
- the cas1e gene encoding type I-E CRISPR-associated endonuclease Cas1e, with the protein MAFLPLKPIAIKDRSSMIFLQYGQVDVIDGAFVLVDKGGIRTHVPVGSVACIMLEPGTRVSHAAVKLAAQVGTLLVWVGEAGVRMYASGQPGGARSDRLLYQAKLALDENLRLKVVRKMFELRFGEPAPERRSVDQLRGIEGARVRKMYGVFAKQYGVEWHGRRYDPKNWSAGDKANQCISAATSCLYGITEAAILAAGYAPAVGFLHSGKPLSFVYDIADILKFETVVPAAFKVAATNPRYPDRDVRVACRDMFRETKTLKRLIPLIEDVLSAGGITPPGAPKDAVPPAIPEPDSIGDRGHRGG; encoded by the coding sequence ATGGCTTTCCTCCCCCTGAAACCCATAGCGATTAAGGACCGCAGCTCGATGATCTTTCTTCAGTACGGCCAGGTCGACGTGATCGACGGCGCTTTTGTGCTGGTGGACAAAGGGGGAATTCGAACCCATGTTCCCGTCGGCTCCGTTGCCTGTATCATGCTGGAGCCGGGCACGCGAGTATCCCACGCCGCAGTCAAATTGGCTGCGCAGGTGGGGACTCTGCTTGTCTGGGTCGGCGAAGCCGGAGTGCGGATGTATGCATCCGGTCAGCCCGGTGGCGCGCGTTCGGATCGGCTGTTGTATCAGGCCAAGCTGGCCCTGGATGAAAACCTGCGCCTGAAGGTGGTACGCAAGATGTTCGAGCTGCGTTTTGGCGAGCCCGCGCCCGAGCGTCGCAGTGTGGATCAGTTACGTGGTATCGAAGGCGCACGGGTGCGCAAGATGTACGGCGTGTTTGCCAAGCAGTATGGTGTTGAATGGCATGGTCGCCGCTACGACCCAAAAAACTGGAGCGCTGGAGATAAAGCAAATCAGTGTATCAGCGCGGCCACCTCCTGCTTATACGGTATCACCGAAGCAGCGATATTGGCGGCTGGCTACGCGCCTGCCGTCGGATTCCTGCATAGTGGTAAGCCTCTCTCATTTGTATATGACATCGCAGATATTCTGAAGTTTGAAACGGTGGTTCCCGCCGCCTTTAAAGTAGCTGCGACTAATCCCAGATACCCCGATAGGGACGTGCGCGTTGCTTGCCGGGATATGTTTCGCGAGACCAAGACGTTGAAGCGGCTGATTCCCTTGATTGAAGATGTGCTCTCGGCCGGTGGTATCACCCCTCCAGGTGCCCCAAAAGATGCAGTGCCCCCAGCAATTCCCGAGCCAGATTCAATTGGTGACCGCGGCCATAGGGGCGGTTGA
- the cas6e gene encoding type I-E CRISPR-associated protein Cas6/Cse3/CasE: MHLTKLTLDPSSAQARRDLGDAYEMHRTLVRAFALDEHSAPPRFLWRMEVGGNAWAMPVVLVQSVAEANWSVLADQPNYLQKPVESKLIALEQLVESGNSYRFRLQANPTVTRCGKRYGLVGEADQLAWLQRQGERHGFDLSTVLVAASDVLSSRKGSARISVRRTCFEGVLQVNNTETFSRALMAGIGPAKAFGCGLLSVAPC, from the coding sequence ATGCACCTGACCAAATTGACGCTTGACCCGAGCAGCGCCCAGGCCAGGCGCGATTTGGGTGATGCCTATGAAATGCACCGCACACTGGTACGGGCATTTGCGCTCGACGAGCACAGTGCGCCGCCGCGCTTTCTCTGGCGGATGGAGGTGGGCGGTAACGCCTGGGCAATGCCGGTGGTGTTGGTTCAGTCTGTGGCAGAGGCAAATTGGTCGGTTCTGGCGGATCAGCCCAATTATCTGCAGAAACCGGTTGAATCTAAGCTGATAGCTCTGGAGCAACTGGTTGAAAGCGGAAATTCCTATCGTTTCCGGTTGCAGGCTAATCCGACAGTCACCCGCTGCGGTAAACGCTATGGGCTGGTTGGCGAAGCCGATCAACTGGCCTGGCTGCAGCGGCAGGGCGAGCGACACGGATTTGATCTCAGTACGGTACTGGTCGCTGCCAGCGATGTACTCTCCAGCCGTAAGGGCAGTGCGCGGATCAGTGTGCGACGCACCTGTTTTGAAGGTGTCTTGCAGGTAAACAACACTGAGACCTTCAGTCGCGCGTTAATGGCCGGTATCGGCCCGGCGAAGGCCTTCGGTTGTGGACTGCTGAGTGTAGCGCCTTGTTGA
- the cas5e gene encoding type I-E CRISPR-associated protein Cas5/CasD: protein MATLLMRLQGPLQSWGTSSRFDERDTQLEPSKSGVLGLICAALGRDRSEPVEDLARLRMGVRVDREGVPMRDFQTATGVLIATGKPNLGRTVVSPRFYLSDAAFLVGLEGDEESLLAQVQAALRAPVWPLALGRKSFTPGCPVWLPDGLSALPLAEALKSYPRLTQAQRADKDKPLRCLLEDPAEGAVRLDQPVAPFAERRFGPRFVKSEVMYAPDQIDA from the coding sequence ATGGCAACCCTGTTGATGCGCCTGCAGGGGCCGCTGCAGTCCTGGGGGACCAGCAGCCGTTTCGATGAGCGCGATACCCAATTGGAGCCGTCTAAATCTGGAGTGCTGGGATTGATCTGTGCCGCTCTGGGGCGAGACCGCAGCGAGCCGGTGGAAGACCTGGCGCGGTTGCGGATGGGGGTGCGAGTCGATCGCGAAGGTGTACCCATGCGTGATTTTCAGACGGCTACAGGGGTGCTAATCGCCACCGGCAAGCCCAATTTGGGACGCACCGTGGTCAGCCCGCGTTTTTACCTGTCTGATGCCGCCTTTCTGGTCGGGCTGGAAGGCGACGAAGAAAGCCTGCTGGCGCAGGTTCAAGCTGCGCTGCGCGCACCGGTCTGGCCGCTGGCATTGGGGCGCAAAAGCTTTACGCCGGGTTGTCCGGTGTGGTTGCCGGATGGTCTATCGGCATTACCACTGGCGGAAGCTTTGAAGTCCTATCCACGCCTGACGCAGGCCCAGAGGGCCGACAAAGACAAACCGTTGCGCTGCTTACTGGAAGATCCGGCCGAGGGTGCCGTGCGCCTGGATCAACCGGTAGCTCCGTTCGCCGAGCGGCGCTTCGGTCCACGTTTCGTGAAATCGGAGGTGATGTATGCACCTGACCAAATTGACGCTTGA
- the cas7e gene encoding type I-E CRISPR-associated protein Cas7/Cse4/CasC, giving the protein MSLFIEFHLIQNFAPSNLNRDDTGAPKDAIFGGHRRARVSSQCFKRAIRLASQEHDLVAPEYRGVRTKKLKSLLLERLEGREQTEAEGNIEAALAAAGLKLKEDKTEYLLFLGEAEIAGFANLIEQHWDELVGAPVGAEKKGKKEAKASAPPEVVKKAKALLDGGKAVDVALFGRMLADMPGVNQDAACQVAHAISTHRVEREFDYFTAVDDKGGPDETGAGMIGQVEFNSATFYRYAVVDTGKLQSNLQGDGELTLSALAAFTQAMVRAIPTGKQNTFAAHNPPSFVGVCLRHSSPLNLANAFEKPVSARLDQSLTGQSVAALAAHEKQLATVYGDSRDQWAYLDLSDTWPENSGNRVANLEDLTVWVRMQIADQLEA; this is encoded by the coding sequence ATGAGCCTTTTTATTGAATTTCATCTGATCCAGAATTTTGCACCATCCAATCTCAACCGTGATGACACCGGCGCACCCAAAGATGCGATTTTCGGTGGCCATCGCCGCGCCCGCGTCAGCAGTCAGTGTTTTAAACGCGCTATTCGCCTGGCCTCACAGGAACACGACCTAGTTGCGCCGGAGTATCGCGGTGTGCGTACCAAAAAACTCAAGTCACTGTTGTTGGAGCGCCTGGAGGGGCGGGAGCAGACCGAAGCGGAGGGCAATATTGAAGCCGCTCTGGCAGCCGCCGGCCTTAAACTCAAGGAGGACAAAACCGAATATCTTCTGTTCCTCGGTGAGGCTGAAATTGCCGGTTTTGCCAATTTGATTGAGCAGCACTGGGATGAATTGGTCGGGGCGCCTGTAGGTGCGGAAAAGAAAGGCAAGAAAGAGGCCAAGGCCAGCGCACCGCCCGAAGTGGTGAAAAAAGCCAAAGCGCTGTTGGATGGCGGTAAGGCCGTGGATGTCGCCCTGTTTGGCCGCATGTTGGCAGATATGCCCGGGGTCAACCAGGATGCCGCCTGCCAGGTAGCTCACGCCATCAGCACGCACCGGGTCGAGCGGGAATTTGATTACTTTACCGCTGTGGACGACAAGGGCGGTCCCGATGAGACCGGCGCGGGCATGATCGGACAGGTGGAATTTAACTCAGCAACTTTCTACCGTTACGCTGTGGTCGACACCGGTAAATTGCAGAGCAATCTGCAGGGAGATGGCGAATTGACCCTTTCCGCGTTGGCGGCATTTACCCAGGCCATGGTGCGGGCTATTCCCACTGGCAAGCAAAATACCTTCGCCGCCCACAACCCACCCAGTTTTGTCGGCGTCTGCCTGCGTCACAGCAGCCCGCTAAACCTGGCCAATGCGTTTGAAAAACCAGTTTCTGCTCGACTGGATCAGTCATTGACGGGCCAATCGGTAGCGGCGCTGGCAGCACACGAAAAACAGTTGGCAACCGTTTATGGCGATTCGCGGGATCAGTGGGCTTATCTGGATTTGAGCGATACCTGGCCGGAGAACAGTGGCAATCGCGTAGCCAACCTGGAAGATCTGACGGTGTGGGTGCGCATGCAGATAGCCGACCAGTTGGAGGCCTGA
- the casB gene encoding type I-E CRISPR-associated protein Cse2/CasB — MSDTKQDFIAHLERLRERDRGAVAVLRRSLGFPPGAYPPAYPHVERFAAERHANDSWRLALYVVAGLYACHPKQASKKQASKTLASSLGELMRKRESGSIEQRFIALLGADAENLPVYLRQVITLLAADDISLDYAALLKDLATWLNPKADADWRDGIRQRWARDFYRALEAPTPETEPTPDNN; from the coding sequence ATGAGTGACACCAAACAGGACTTTATCGCGCACCTGGAACGTTTGCGGGAGCGTGACCGCGGGGCGGTGGCTGTGCTGCGCCGCAGCCTGGGCTTTCCCCCGGGGGCCTATCCACCAGCCTATCCCCATGTGGAGCGCTTTGCCGCCGAAAGACATGCGAATGACTCCTGGCGACTAGCCCTCTATGTGGTTGCGGGTCTATACGCCTGCCACCCTAAACAGGCCAGCAAGAAACAGGCCAGCAAGACCCTGGCTAGCAGTCTCGGTGAACTGATGCGCAAACGGGAAAGCGGCAGCATTGAGCAGCGTTTTATCGCCCTGTTGGGTGCCGATGCAGAAAACCTGCCAGTGTATCTGCGCCAAGTGATCACCCTGCTAGCCGCCGATGATATATCGCTGGACTATGCCGCCTTGCTAAAAGATCTGGCTACGTGGCTCAACCCGAAGGCCGATGCCGACTGGCGGGACGGCATCCGCCAACGCTGGGCCAGAGACTTTTACCGAGCCCTGGAAGCCCCCACCCCTGAAACAGAACCAACACCTGACAATAACTGA
- the casA gene encoding type I-E CRISPR-associated protein Cse1/CasA: MNKSFNLLDEPWLPVRLQNGQVCDLGLLEVFQRAGEISALAETAPPSLIAQYRLLLAITHRALSRSEGSWTDADRLRWYQSGLPSEAILDYLEHWRDRFWLFHPGQPFMQVAALAEAEETREKQKPWAQISLASANGNTPVVFDHSCDLTPQPTSAANVLRALLGFLQFTPGGLVKTLRSSDKAGALANTAAVLPLGSSLAETLCMALHAPTPSGHEDLPCWEQELPSVAQLQAAPRPASGPNDRYTRQTRAVLLLPDEQGQVQWLRFAAGIALADDVQAPDPMASYRVSKQNLVRLSFTEGRAFWRDLPTLLPDAEGKASQPAPVLHWAASLLANLATNEQSLLVAGLASDQAKLLRWRSERFNLPTALLLSPEGAEELRVYVRQAEEVFNDIRSIAARALAESMPESEHKDTKTRARNLFDTGSATPLYFSAAERSLGRVMDLLGTGNSSDLDKADAIWQQALLAAADTAWQSVCDALGDSPKALRAEARGYMNLMKKLKPLRPVQTNHAVAEEETQA, translated from the coding sequence ATGAATAAGAGCTTCAACCTGCTAGACGAACCCTGGCTGCCGGTGCGTTTGCAGAACGGACAGGTATGTGATTTGGGGCTGTTAGAGGTTTTCCAGCGCGCGGGCGAGATCAGCGCATTGGCGGAAACGGCTCCGCCCAGCCTGATTGCACAATACCGGTTGCTACTGGCTATTACGCACAGGGCGCTTAGCCGCAGCGAGGGCAGTTGGACAGACGCAGATCGGTTGCGCTGGTACCAAAGTGGCCTGCCGAGCGAGGCGATACTCGACTACCTGGAGCACTGGCGTGATCGGTTCTGGTTGTTTCACCCAGGGCAGCCATTTATGCAAGTAGCGGCGCTGGCCGAAGCGGAGGAAACCCGCGAAAAGCAGAAGCCTTGGGCACAGATATCTTTGGCCAGTGCCAACGGTAATACACCCGTCGTGTTCGATCATTCCTGCGATCTGACACCACAACCCACATCAGCAGCTAATGTGTTGCGAGCCCTATTGGGGTTCCTTCAATTTACTCCCGGTGGCCTGGTCAAAACCCTGCGCTCTTCGGATAAGGCTGGGGCCCTGGCCAATACTGCCGCCGTCTTGCCCCTTGGTTCGTCGTTGGCGGAAACTCTTTGTATGGCGCTGCATGCGCCAACTCCCTCTGGCCACGAGGATTTGCCGTGTTGGGAGCAGGAGTTGCCAAGCGTTGCGCAGTTACAGGCCGCGCCGAGGCCGGCCAGCGGCCCCAATGACCGCTACACACGGCAGACTCGCGCAGTACTACTGCTGCCGGATGAACAGGGACAAGTGCAATGGTTGCGTTTTGCCGCCGGTATTGCCCTGGCCGACGATGTGCAGGCGCCCGACCCGATGGCCAGTTATCGCGTGAGTAAGCAAAACCTGGTGCGATTGAGTTTCACGGAGGGGCGCGCCTTTTGGCGTGATTTGCCGACACTGTTGCCCGATGCTGAAGGCAAGGCCTCGCAGCCTGCCCCGGTGTTGCACTGGGCTGCCAGCTTGTTGGCCAACCTCGCCACTAACGAGCAGTCATTGTTGGTGGCGGGTTTGGCGAGCGATCAAGCCAAGCTGCTGCGTTGGCGCTCTGAGCGTTTCAATTTGCCGACCGCCCTGTTGCTTTCTCCAGAAGGTGCCGAAGAACTGCGTGTCTATGTGCGTCAGGCAGAAGAAGTCTTCAACGATATCAGAAGCATCGCCGCCAGGGCCCTTGCGGAAAGCATGCCCGAATCGGAACACAAAGATACGAAAACGCGTGCGCGCAATCTGTTCGACACCGGCTCGGCGACGCCACTTTATTTCTCCGCAGCCGAGCGCTCACTGGGCCGGGTAATGGACCTGTTGGGCACCGGTAATTCCAGCGACCTGGATAAGGCCGATGCGATCTGGCAGCAAGCCCTGCTGGCGGCAGCCGATACGGCGTGGCAGTCGGTCTGCGATGCGCTCGGTGATTCCCCGAAAGCGCTACGCGCCGAGGCCAGGGGTTATATGAACCTGATGAAAAAGTTGAAGCCACTGAGGCCCGTTCAAACCAACCACGCCGTCGCCGAGGAGGAGACTCAAGCATGA